In the Kwoniella shivajii chromosome 2, complete sequence genome, one interval contains:
- a CDS encoding eukaryotic translation initiation factor 3 subunit F, with amino-acid sequence MSLDTSSSAIHLNLPPTSSSQLRPPTLITVHPSVIASILTHHSRRPNEADSSPRVIGTLMGSRSENGQEVDVRACFAVPHKEDENQIAVDMPFQQGMMQLLGKTGAKESIVGWYATHPTLNAYSALIQNYFSGETSPHPSVHLTIDTELDPSGKGLGVKGWVSTQLGLSPKAENCAFLPVPVVIKYAESERAALDLLTAPAPTPSPSLPPLPTLSASLNQLSTLIDQCLSYVQSVNSGSQSPDPEVGRYLLEGLGRWSSAEGEDEGGIKAGLQDTLTVSYLSNLVRSQVELAGRLALLQQTPA; translated from the exons ATGTCACTCGATACTTCCTCCTCTGCCATACATCTCAACCTTCCtcctacttcatcttctcagCT CCGTCCCCCTACACTCATCACCGTGCATCCTTCTGTCATTGCCTCCATTCTCACTCATCACTCCCGAAGACCAAATGAAGCGGACTCATCCCCTCGAGTTATCGGTACTCTGATGGGTTCGAGATCAGAGAATGGACAAGAAGTAGATGTCAGAGCTTGTTTCGCTGTTCCCCATAAAGAGGATGAGAACCAAATCGCTGTTGATATGCCTTTCCAACAAGGAATGATGCAATTATTGGGTAAAACCGGTGCTAAGGAATCTATCGTTGGATG GTACGCAACCCACCCAACTCTCAACGCCTATTCAGCTCTTATCCAAAATTACTTCTCTGGCGAAACCTCCCCTCATCCTTCGGTTCACTTGACCATCGATACTGAGCTTGATCCTTCTGGAAAAGGCTTAGGTGTGAAAGGATGGGTATCTACTCAATTAGGATTAAGTCCCAAAGCCGAAAATTGTGCTTTCTTACCTGTACCAGTGGTAATCAAATATGCTGAAAGCGAAAGAGCCGCAC TTGATCTTCTCACTGCACCcgcacctacaccttcaccttcgctTCCGCCTCTCCCCACACTCTCCGCATCTCTTAATCAATTATCAactttgattgatcaatgtcTCTCTTACGTCCAATCTGTTAACTCAGGTTCTCAATCTCCTGATCCCGAAGTAGGAAGATACCTCCTCGAGGGACTTGGTAGATGGTCATCAGCAGAAGGCGAAGACGAGGGTGGTATTAAAGCTGGTTTACAAGATACCTTGACCGTATCATATTTGAGTAATTTGGTTCGAagtcaagttgaattggCAGGTAGATTGGCTTTATTACAACAGACCCCAGCGTAA